A genomic segment from Scomber japonicus isolate fScoJap1 chromosome 11, fScoJap1.pri, whole genome shotgun sequence encodes:
- the tnfaip6 gene encoding tumor necrosis factor-inducible gene 6 protein, translating to MQVFTILWTLAFLLKEAHTWGFKDGIFHNSIWLEQAAGVYHRESRKGRYQLTYKEAKAVCKYEGGKLATYEQLEAARQIGFHVCAAGWFDRGRVGYPIVKAGANCGFGKVGIIDYGFRLNKSERWDVYCYNPNSKECGGVLTDQQRIIQSPGFPEEYQDEQICYWHIRVRLGQRIHLHFREFDVEEDTACISDYLEVYDSYDDVSGFAGRFCGDYLPDDIISTGNVMTLKFLSDASVTGGGFQLRYTAFNASLAKHDFH from the exons ATGCAGGTCTTCACTATCCTCTGGACACTCGCGTTCTTGTTGAAAGAGGCGCACACATGGGGCTTCAAAGACGGAATATTCCACAATTCAATCTGGCTGG AACAAGCAGCTGGGGTTTACCACCGGGAATCGCGCAAAGGAAGATACCAGCTGACGTATAAAGAGGCCAAAGCTGTCTGCAAATATGAGGGAGGGAAACTGGCCACTTATGAGCAACTGGAGGCCGCTCGACAAATAG gttttcatgtgtgtgcagCTGGATGGTTTGATAGAGGACGTGTGGGTTACCCCATCGTCAAAGCTGGTGCAAACTGTGGATTTGGAAAAGTTGGCATCATCGACTACGGATTCAGGCTGAACAAAAGCGAAAGATGGGATGTGTACTGCTACAACCCAAACT CCAAGGAGTGTGGTGGTGTGCTGACAGATCAGCAGAGGATCATTCAGTCTCCTGGATTCCCTGAGGAGTATCAGGATGAACAGATCTGCTACTGGCACATCCGAGTGCGCCTGGGTCAGAGGATCCACCTTCACTTCAGGGAGTTTGATGTGGAGGAAGACACAGCTTGTATCTCAGATTACCTGGAGGTTTATGACAGCTACGATGATGTCTCAGGCTTTGCTGGCAG GTTCTGTGGTGATTATTTACCTGACGATATCATCAGTACAG GAAACGTGATGACACTAAAGTTCCTGTCTGATGCTTCAGTCACAGGGGGGGGCTTCCAGTTACGTTATACTGCCTTTAATGCATCTCTGGCTAAACACGATTTTCACTGA